One Terriglobales bacterium genomic window, TGCGACAGCCAGGGTGCGCCAGAGCTACTTCTGCGGCGCCGGATTCGATGGCGCCGGCGCTGGCGTGGCCGGCTTGCTCTGCGTGGGAGCGGCCTTGGTTCCCTCAAACACCGAACCCGACGTGCGGCGCGACGCCATGATCGAAAGCGTGATCGAAGTCAGCATGAAGATGACGGCCGACCACGTGGTGGCCTTGCTCAGCAGCGTGGCCGTGCCCCGCGGGCCGAAGGCGGTCTGGCTGCCCATGCCGCCGAAGGCGGCGGCAATGTCGGCGCTCTTGCCGCTTTGCAGCAGCACCACCACGATCAGGAAAATGCAAACGATGATGTGAACGGTCGTAATCGCAATCAACAGCATGAATTTTCGGTTGAGCGCGCCCCCGCGCCGGACCTTTCGTTGGAATATCGTGCCGGGAATTCAGTCGGATGGTGCGGAAGGCGGGACTTGAACCCGCATGCCTTTCGGCGCCACCCCCTCAAGATGG contains:
- the secG gene encoding preprotein translocase subunit SecG, translated to MLLIAITTVHIIVCIFLIVVVLLQSGKSADIAAAFGGMGSQTAFGPRGTATLLSKATTWSAVIFMLTSITLSIMASRRTSGSVFEGTKAAPTQSKPATPAPAPSNPAPQK